A genomic region of Bernardetia sp. ABR2-2B contains the following coding sequences:
- a CDS encoding aminotransferase class IV, with protein MLNHNRKIYQDKNTLLFSAQNRAFSYADALFETIRIVTRIKNDKINYSIPLWKYHFKRLSKGMEAFGYDILESDFLKNEILKTACSTIPINEHKNIDFKARLTVFRSEGGLYTPTSSISEFVIVLKEIPKLKFLDKSINSLENLQKSYVFFDDLPLFSSFFSSFKKTDALPYVLAGKYKKEQNADEVFILNNQNRIAEAGAANVFILDRKKSDIEKKKLRFITPLASEGGVMGTMRNFLLDSQDNQLDNYISLEEKTITKEELNQSEIIFTTNAVQSIQIIKITTQRQFEVMRNWINEINRVFVRPR; from the coding sequence ATGCTCAATCACAACAGAAAAATTTATCAAGACAAAAATACGCTTCTTTTTTCTGCACAAAACAGAGCTTTTAGTTATGCTGATGCACTTTTCGAAACGATACGAATTGTAACACGTATAAAAAATGATAAAATAAATTATTCTATTCCATTATGGAAATATCATTTCAAAAGACTTTCGAAAGGAATGGAAGCTTTTGGATATGATATACTAGAAAGCGATTTCCTTAAAAATGAAATTCTAAAAACTGCTTGTTCAACAATTCCCATAAATGAACATAAGAATATTGATTTTAAGGCTCGTTTAACTGTTTTTAGAAGTGAAGGAGGTTTATATACTCCTACAAGTTCAATATCTGAATTTGTAATTGTTTTGAAAGAAATTCCTAAATTAAAATTTTTAGATAAAAGCATTAATAGTTTAGAAAATCTACAAAAGAGCTATGTTTTTTTTGATGATTTACCACTTTTTTCCTCTTTTTTTTCATCTTTCAAAAAGACAGATGCTTTACCCTATGTTTTGGCAGGAAAATACAAAAAAGAACAAAACGCAGATGAAGTTTTTATTTTGAATAATCAGAATAGAATTGCTGAAGCAGGAGCAGCAAATGTATTTATTTTAGATAGAAAAAAATCAGACATAGAAAAAAAGAAACTTCGTTTCATAACTCCTTTAGCTTCTGAAGGTGGCGTAATGGGAACAATGAGAAATTTTTTATTAGATAGTCAAGATAATCAATTAGATAATTATATTTCTCTTGAAGAAAAAACAATCACAAAAGAAGAGCTGAATCAATCAGAAATTATCTTTACCACAAACGCTGTTCAATCCATTCAAATCATCAAAATTACAACTCAAAGACAGTTTGAAGTAATGAGAAATTGGATAAATGAAATCAACCGAGTTTTTGTCAGACCTAGGTGA
- a CDS encoding DUF4112 domain-containing protein yields the protein MKKQTSFHQELSKKELPKELAWIDKTSTILDDVFKIPATNFRFGFDPLIGLVPVVGDFVGFAISASMVLSIVRHGVSLPVLTKILGNITFDYLVGLFPFLGDFLDVAYKSNRRNVDILKDYYTSGKHTASSKYVVWFAAIGFLILLAGFVGGSIYLTWQILSSFLGSL from the coding sequence ATGAAAAAACAAACTTCCTTTCATCAAGAACTAAGTAAAAAAGAACTTCCCAAAGAACTCGCTTGGATTGATAAAACATCGACAATCTTAGATGATGTTTTCAAAATTCCTGCAACAAATTTTCGCTTTGGGTTTGACCCACTTATTGGTCTTGTGCCAGTTGTGGGAGATTTTGTAGGCTTTGCTATTTCGGCTTCTATGGTTTTGTCCATCGTTCGGCACGGCGTAAGTCTTCCTGTCTTGACCAAAATTTTGGGAAATATCACTTTTGATTATTTGGTTGGCTTATTTCCTTTTTTGGGAGATTTTCTTGATGTAGCTTACAAATCAAATAGACGAAATGTAGATATTTTGAAAGATTATTATACTTCTGGAAAGCATACGGCATCTAGCAAATATGTTGTTTGGTTTGCAGCAATAGGTTTTTTGATTCTTTTGGCTGGGTTTGTAGGAGGAAGTATTTATCTGACGTGGCAAATTTTGAGTAGCTTTTTGGGGAGTTTGTAA
- a CDS encoding saccharopine dehydrogenase NADP-binding domain-containing protein produces METKNNFLIYGAYGYTGELIAELAVKKGLQPILAGRNVEKTKALADILDLKWIAFEATDKTALKLALQREEIKVVLNCAGPFTKTVKEFIPACIAAKVHYLDITGEIEVFEYAKTQDKEAKEAEIMIMSGVGFDVVPSDCLAKFLKDELPTATHLELAFMGLAGVSQGTAITMVENAGAGGMIRENGTIKIVKTAYQTKVIDYGIKKMNSVAIPWGDVSTAFHSTQIPNIKVFMAQPPKAIKAMEMSSYFSFALKNEFVKGFIKKKIKEREKGPNEEKRDNNHSYLWGKVTDGKNTLEARLITPEGYKLTSIAALLITEKVLNSDYKMGYQTPSSTYGKNLILEVEGTEMTLV; encoded by the coding sequence ATGGAAACCAAAAATAACTTTTTAATATACGGTGCTTACGGATATACAGGCGAACTTATCGCAGAATTAGCCGTCAAAAAAGGTTTACAACCTATTTTGGCAGGACGAAATGTAGAAAAAACAAAAGCTTTAGCTGACATATTAGATTTAAAATGGATTGCCTTCGAAGCAACTGACAAAACAGCTTTAAAATTAGCTTTGCAAAGAGAAGAAATAAAAGTAGTCTTGAATTGTGCAGGTCCTTTCACAAAAACAGTCAAAGAATTTATACCTGCCTGTATTGCTGCAAAGGTTCATTATTTAGATATTACAGGCGAAATCGAAGTTTTTGAATATGCCAAAACGCAAGACAAAGAAGCCAAAGAAGCTGAAATTATGATAATGTCAGGAGTAGGTTTTGATGTTGTTCCTTCAGATTGTTTAGCCAAGTTTTTGAAAGATGAATTGCCCACAGCAACACATTTAGAACTCGCTTTTATGGGGTTGGCAGGAGTTTCGCAAGGGACAGCAATTACGATGGTAGAAAATGCAGGTGCAGGAGGAATGATTCGTGAAAATGGAACTATCAAGATCGTAAAAACAGCCTATCAGACAAAAGTAATTGATTATGGAATTAAAAAAATGAACTCAGTAGCTATTCCTTGGGGAGATGTTTCGACAGCTTTTCATTCGACACAAATTCCAAACATTAAAGTATTTATGGCACAACCTCCCAAAGCGATAAAAGCAATGGAAATGAGTAGCTATTTTTCGTTTGCTCTAAAAAATGAGTTTGTAAAAGGATTTATTAAAAAGAAAATAAAAGAAAGAGAAAAAGGACCTAACGAAGAAAAGAGAGATAATAATCATAGCTATTTGTGGGGCAAAGTAACCGATGGAAAAAATACTTTAGAAGCCAGATTAATTACGCCAGAAGGATATAAACTCACTTCAATTGCAGCACTCTTAATTACTGAAAAAGTTTTAAACTCAGATTATAAAATGGGTTATCAAACTCCTTCTAGTACCTATGGAAAAAATTTGATTTTGGAAGTAGAAGGAACAGAAATGACTCTTGTTTAG
- a CDS encoding DUF2339 domain-containing protein — MDEKNNPKNPNKESKKEQNDFEDENSKFPNQGFDEKLNKLPKNLVPKKYTSQSSTKNTDSEASDLLKVAEGFREEIQETRSYLRRFDKDYEENVKKDPIYHHLSQMSDLTIEDDELAQRIYKNKIKEYKGTRETARKTGDMVGRGRRVYLKVFGEDEEAEPQQRQSQPDARYQPKGVTLQSQTRALENIYSQSKKGLEEYLGENLLNKVGIGMLILGVIMLINFGIDAGFIGNIGQLFIGFSVGGILLALSHRQRNSSKSLSATYLVGGMIILYYSASLLFEYYSVGSQIWAYAINLIITLIAVVLAIAHDRKTLALVSIIGGYVTAFVVVGFESTNYLALFTYLLLLNVIALGIAHRKEWDNINIFTFIASLFLFDVWVFLADFNVGNNDFTALVFSTLYYITFFLMNIVYSMGTKQRLKSFNYTMLLANVISYVIIISYVLYQIDNFGYLGVFIFGLAVFNSIYSYLLYKSDSADVKLFYTVIGYTILFFTIAIPLIVDKEYINVCFVFEGVILIWVGVRSQMSVFKTASMFLIGASILVWFFDLYWSYENDLTRRFLLNGAVLSSLLTMVGLAFSIYLLKDEDEEEDIGFITVGMYTNFLGGFMLLVLFLIGNLELIIHKSNNFGSNDFRLILIGLFNIIYAVGVWQFAKTVKWNGVMQIMGGMVFLMAFVYLGLVQPQAMDLLLEHIRTKSAESHWITNSNALSQYLGHYLNLFITIFGLLLLTRDVYYEDGEKSVVYATTIYILCFAVVAYLSLELRNTVIWVFYDISDGIEGKEAILQTNSQFGYPILWALLSVTAITLGMKYKIKEVRLFALVLFVVLLLKFFAWDFWQMGRVEGIITFVIIGAILLRIGWKYNQLKKIVMEGELQEIYQNTSEVEEPREELTGRISSERQPTQETKNRMNPNPNRNIGSEMDTEDREKERDELADLPPPPNPRAEDRVPKKDKDKDE, encoded by the coding sequence ATGGACGAAAAAAATAATCCTAAAAATCCTAATAAAGAATCTAAAAAGGAACAAAATGATTTTGAGGATGAAAACTCAAAATTTCCCAATCAAGGTTTTGATGAGAAGTTAAATAAGCTTCCCAAAAATCTTGTTCCAAAAAAATATACCTCACAATCTTCTACCAAAAATACAGATAGTGAGGCTAGTGATTTATTGAAAGTTGCCGAAGGATTTAGAGAGGAAATACAGGAAACACGTTCTTATTTGCGTCGTTTTGATAAGGATTATGAAGAAAATGTAAAAAAAGACCCTATTTATCATCATTTGAGCCAAATGAGCGACCTTACTATTGAAGATGATGAACTTGCTCAACGCATTTATAAAAATAAAATAAAAGAATATAAAGGAACACGAGAAACTGCACGTAAAACGGGCGATATGGTAGGGCGAGGAAGAAGAGTATATTTAAAAGTTTTTGGAGAAGACGAAGAAGCAGAACCACAACAAAGGCAAAGTCAGCCCGATGCTCGTTATCAACCAAAAGGAGTAACATTACAAAGCCAAACACGTGCATTAGAAAATATTTATAGCCAAAGTAAGAAAGGATTAGAAGAGTATTTAGGTGAGAATTTACTCAATAAGGTAGGTATTGGTATGCTTATCTTAGGCGTAATTATGCTTATCAATTTCGGTATTGATGCTGGTTTTATTGGAAATATAGGACAATTATTTATTGGTTTTTCGGTAGGAGGTATTCTTTTGGCACTTTCGCATCGTCAGAGAAATAGCAGCAAAAGTTTGAGTGCGACTTACTTAGTAGGTGGTATGATAATTTTATATTATTCTGCCAGTTTGCTTTTTGAATATTACTCGGTAGGTAGTCAGATTTGGGCATATGCAATAAATCTAATTATCACTCTGATAGCCGTTGTTTTAGCAATTGCACACGACAGAAAAACCCTTGCCTTGGTTTCTATTATAGGTGGATATGTTACAGCTTTTGTTGTTGTGGGTTTCGAATCAACAAATTACTTAGCTCTTTTTACATATTTATTATTGCTCAATGTTATTGCTTTAGGTATTGCACATCGAAAAGAGTGGGATAATATCAATATTTTTACTTTTATAGCCTCCTTATTTCTTTTTGATGTTTGGGTATTTTTAGCAGATTTTAATGTGGGTAATAATGATTTTACAGCCCTCGTTTTTTCAACACTCTACTATATTACATTTTTCCTAATGAATATTGTTTATAGTATGGGGACAAAACAGCGTTTGAAAAGCTTTAACTACACAATGCTTTTAGCAAACGTGATTTCTTATGTCATAATTATTTCTTATGTCTTATATCAAATTGATAATTTTGGCTATTTAGGAGTATTTATTTTTGGCTTAGCTGTTTTTAATTCTATCTATTCTTATCTTCTTTATAAATCTGACAGTGCAGATGTAAAGCTTTTTTATACAGTTATTGGCTATACGATTCTGTTTTTTACAATTGCAATTCCTCTTATAGTAGATAAAGAATATATCAATGTCTGCTTTGTTTTTGAAGGCGTAATTCTGATTTGGGTGGGCGTTCGTTCGCAGATGAGTGTTTTCAAAACAGCTTCTATGTTTTTGATTGGAGCTTCTATTCTTGTTTGGTTTTTTGATTTGTATTGGTCATATGAAAATGATTTGACAAGACGGTTTTTGTTGAATGGAGCTGTTTTGAGTAGTCTTTTGACAATGGTCGGACTTGCATTTTCTATTTATCTTCTTAAAGATGAAGACGAAGAAGAAGATATTGGGTTCATAACTGTTGGAATGTACACTAACTTTCTTGGTGGTTTTATGCTCCTTGTTTTGTTTTTGATAGGAAATCTAGAGCTCATTATTCACAAATCAAATAACTTTGGAAGTAATGATTTTCGCCTTATCCTAATAGGACTTTTTAATATCATTTATGCTGTTGGAGTGTGGCAGTTTGCCAAAACAGTAAAATGGAATGGTGTTATGCAAATTATGGGAGGAATGGTATTTCTGATGGCTTTTGTTTATCTAGGATTGGTTCAACCTCAAGCTATGGATTTGCTTTTAGAACATATTCGCACAAAATCAGCAGAATCTCACTGGATAACAAACAGTAATGCACTTTCTCAATATTTGGGGCATTATCTCAATCTTTTTATTACGATTTTTGGTTTGCTTTTACTAACTCGTGATGTCTATTATGAAGATGGCGAGAAGTCAGTTGTTTATGCGACCACAATTTATATTTTATGTTTTGCCGTAGTTGCTTATCTATCTTTAGAGCTTCGCAATACAGTTATTTGGGTTTTCTACGATATTAGTGATGGAATAGAGGGAAAAGAAGCTATCCTACAAACTAACAGTCAGTTTGGTTATCCTATTTTATGGGCTTTATTATCCGTAACAGCAATTACATTAGGTATGAAATATAAAATAAAAGAAGTGCGTTTGTTTGCTCTTGTTTTGTTTGTTGTTTTGCTTCTAAAGTTTTTTGCTTGGGATTTTTGGCAAATGGGAAGAGTCGAAGGAATCATTACTTTTGTTATCATTGGTGCAATTTTGCTTCGTATTGGTTGGAAATACAATCAACTCAAAAAGATTGTTATGGAAGGAGAATTACAGGAGATTTATCAGAATACTTCCGAAGTAGAAGAGCCTAGAGAAGAACTAACAGGAAGAATTTCGTCTGAAAGACAACCTACTCAAGAAACTAAAAACAGAATGAATCCAAATCCGAATCGAAATATTGGTTCAGAAATGGATACAGAAGACAGGGAAAAAGAGAGAGATGAATTAGCTGATTTGCCACCTCCTCCCAATCCTCGTGCAGAAGATAGAGTTCCAAAAAAAGATAAAGACAAAGATGAATAA
- a CDS encoding NADH-quinone oxidoreductase subunit C, whose amino-acid sequence MTFEEIVIILQEKFQDSISVQNTETLQPRILIEKKENLLEIAQFLYADERLYFDNLVCITALDNQDSFEVVYQFYSYPFEHSMTLAVLLSNEENPSVDSLTSIWKSADWHEREAFDMIGINFTNHPDLRRILMPSDWEGFPLRKDYKTQEEYHGIKVDY is encoded by the coding sequence ATGACTTTCGAAGAAATAGTAATTATTTTACAAGAAAAATTTCAAGACTCCATTTCAGTTCAGAATACAGAAACATTACAACCCCGTATTTTGATAGAGAAAAAAGAAAATCTATTAGAGATAGCTCAATTTCTATATGCTGATGAGAGGCTTTATTTTGATAATTTAGTTTGTATTACTGCTTTAGACAACCAAGATTCTTTTGAAGTAGTTTATCAATTCTACTCTTATCCTTTTGAGCATTCGATGACTTTGGCTGTTTTGCTTTCAAACGAAGAAAATCCTTCTGTTGATTCTCTTACTTCTATTTGGAAATCTGCCGACTGGCACGAACGAGAAGCTTTTGATATGATAGGGATAAACTTCACTAATCATCCAGATTTGAGAAGAATATTAATGCCCTCTGACTGGGAGGGTTTTCCTCTGCGAAAAGACTACAAAACACAAGAAGAATATCACGGAATAAAAGTAGATTATTAG
- a CDS encoding TonB-dependent receptor, giving the protein MKNTLLFLLLFVALSLPSFAQIDSLQNELYKFSLDELTEAEETETAISVASNISTDENKQPAAVTTITREQLQLSSARTLAEALTLFVPGFFLVEDQDDMIMGFRGLAPDNNSKVMLLINGHNVNTEFFWGPADAILNNTNYDYIERVEVIRGAGSVTLGQGALLGVINIVTKQGEFGKTEGLARANMTAGFGLDGALNGSFDAQLRSGDLKSYFYISTSRYQGQELRNEGWAAQQGNQGFTGGQVKDIGLRLRKSESVLMTGNIEYKNFTIEATYTDQIRDLYNFYRDRNVFNQTLTSIVGSYNFNLSQHANLKAEVNYAQDNFALFSVIGTAMGGTREDRLGGKLLLNLNELIPNNKLAIGLEARVFQMGKANNQNNNFIANKIGAFDPITANQVLTMGFRKDIQVFSLFAEDYYSVSDKLEVFGAFRYDNHPFWGNNISPRVGAIYSPTEKFITRLSYQTGFRGAVGLHYTGGYNGDGFLRADNYGNVNGADIPVFDSNGNPTSDTETNIPTVLPERVNGIEGSFTFLPSENLKFNAVAFYNSITNVIDVGVIYRNPDNIILDEIGTDKAGDWNGFWYFKNTPGSFNQVGLETSMTYSKDIFDLIVSHSLVKVLGATEEQKQIAQGGNSMYLADGGNDNLHFKAYPESIFRANFMVRPIQKISLGMNALYYGKWYSPIGTVADGGLILNFSSQWNITKTVQWGLSVKNLLNEKNLSPMNSNAGGEDISSGTPAWETTTGWTTIRLNF; this is encoded by the coding sequence ATGAAAAATACTTTACTTTTCCTACTACTGTTTGTAGCTTTATCACTTCCTTCCTTTGCACAAATAGATTCTCTTCAAAACGAACTCTATAAATTTTCTTTAGACGAGCTAACCGAAGCCGAAGAAACTGAAACAGCAATTAGCGTCGCTTCCAATATTAGCACAGACGAAAACAAACAACCTGCTGCTGTTACTACAATTACTCGTGAGCAGTTGCAGCTTAGTTCGGCTCGTACACTTGCAGAAGCTCTGACACTTTTTGTCCCTGGTTTTTTTCTTGTTGAAGACCAAGATGATATGATTATGGGTTTTCGTGGTCTTGCTCCTGATAATAATTCAAAGGTAATGCTTCTTATTAATGGACACAATGTAAATACTGAATTTTTTTGGGGACCTGCTGATGCTATTCTTAATAATACAAATTATGATTATATAGAAAGGGTTGAGGTTATTCGTGGTGCAGGGTCAGTTACACTCGGACAGGGTGCGCTTTTGGGAGTAATAAATATTGTAACCAAACAAGGAGAATTTGGAAAAACTGAAGGACTAGCAAGAGCAAATATGACGGCGGGTTTTGGATTAGATGGAGCTTTGAATGGCAGTTTTGATGCTCAACTTCGCTCTGGAGACTTAAAAAGTTATTTTTATATTTCTACAAGCCGTTACCAAGGACAAGAATTAAGAAATGAGGGTTGGGCTGCACAACAGGGAAATCAAGGGTTTACAGGTGGACAAGTGAAAGATATTGGACTTCGCCTAAGAAAATCAGAAAGCGTTTTGATGACTGGAAATATTGAATACAAAAACTTCACAATTGAAGCTACTTATACCGACCAAATTCGTGATTTATATAATTTTTATAGAGATAGAAATGTATTTAATCAGACACTGACAAGCATTGTTGGTTCATATAATTTTAATTTGAGCCAACACGCCAATCTAAAAGCAGAAGTAAATTATGCTCAAGATAACTTTGCACTTTTTTCTGTTATTGGAACTGCAATGGGAGGAACTCGGGAAGACCGTTTGGGAGGAAAGCTTCTTTTAAATCTCAATGAACTGATTCCAAACAATAAATTAGCCATTGGATTAGAGGCACGAGTTTTTCAGATGGGAAAAGCAAACAATCAAAATAATAACTTTATAGCAAATAAAATTGGAGCTTTTGACCCAATAACAGCAAATCAAGTTTTGACAATGGGTTTTAGAAAAGACATACAAGTTTTTAGTCTTTTTGCAGAAGATTATTATTCTGTTTCTGATAAGCTAGAAGTCTTTGGAGCTTTTCGTTATGATAATCATCCTTTTTGGGGAAATAATATTTCTCCTCGTGTGGGTGCTATTTATTCGCCTACTGAAAAATTTATTACTCGTCTTTCGTATCAAACAGGTTTCAGAGGTGCAGTAGGTTTACATTATACAGGTGGCTATAACGGGGATGGATTTTTGAGAGCTGATAATTACGGTAATGTAAATGGAGCAGATATTCCAGTTTTTGATAGTAATGGAAATCCCACAAGCGATACAGAGACAAATATTCCAACTGTTTTGCCTGAAAGAGTGAATGGTATTGAGGGTTCTTTTACATTCTTACCTTCCGAGAATCTAAAATTTAATGCTGTTGCTTTTTATAATAGTATCACAAACGTAATTGATGTAGGCGTAATTTATCGCAATCCTGATAATATTATTTTAGATGAAATTGGAACTGATAAAGCAGGAGATTGGAATGGGTTTTGGTATTTCAAAAACACTCCTGGTAGTTTTAATCAAGTGGGTTTGGAAACTTCAATGACTTATTCAAAAGACATATTTGATTTAATTGTTTCTCACTCTTTAGTAAAAGTTTTGGGAGCTACCGAAGAGCAAAAGCAAATTGCTCAAGGAGGAAACAGTATGTACTTAGCTGATGGTGGAAATGACAATCTACATTTTAAAGCCTATCCAGAAAGTATTTTTAGAGCTAATTTTATGGTACGACCAATTCAAAAGATTTCTTTAGGAATGAATGCTCTTTATTATGGAAAATGGTATTCGCCTATCGGAACGGTCGCAGACGGTGGACTAATTCTTAATTTTTCTTCACAATGGAATATTACAAAAACAGTTCAGTGGGGACTTTCTGTGAAAAATTTATTAAACGAGAAAAACCTTTCACCGATGAATAGTAATGCAGGAGGAGAAGATATTTCTTCAGGAACACCAGCTTGGGAAACCACAACAGGATGGACTACGATTCGATTGAATTTTTAG
- a CDS encoding serine hydrolase, which produces MKIYFQFFFWLCFTFSFSFGNCFGQHIYENSIKRFKYSALDSLFDGIVKNKKVTVGVSIIDFGDSQRWSVSHSNDKLMDSLVKRNKINFPTMSVYKFHLALAILKEVDKGKIALNEELCIKKNDLIENTYSPLRKNLKRTYKEDYEEKLKEGVFMKLSELLSYMVSKSDNNACDILFRLLGGKNYEKENKKKVKKELSESQVIKCRKEYNQKGVEKANKFIRKLGLKHTTITASEEKMHESFDNQYLNTTTPLDAVSLLKHFYNGKILKKETQDFLWKILTETQTGSNKLKAGLPQNQDIILGHKTGSSFRKEPREGQEFGLKAAENDIGIVITPTKSYAIAIFIKNSTESNETNVALIAELSKMIYEHLINGAK; this is translated from the coding sequence ATGAAAATCTATTTTCAATTTTTTTTCTGGCTTTGCTTCACTTTTTCATTCAGTTTTGGGAATTGTTTTGGACAACATATTTATGAAAACAGTATAAAAAGATTCAAATACTCTGCTTTAGACAGTTTATTTGATGGTATAGTGAAAAATAAAAAAGTTACTGTTGGAGTTTCAATAATTGATTTTGGAGATAGTCAGAGATGGTCTGTAAGTCATTCAAATGATAAATTAATGGATAGTTTAGTAAAAAGAAATAAGATAAACTTTCCTACAATGAGTGTTTATAAGTTTCATTTGGCGTTGGCTATCTTGAAAGAAGTGGACAAAGGAAAAATTGCTTTGAATGAAGAATTATGTATTAAAAAAAATGATTTGATAGAGAATACTTACTCTCCTTTAAGAAAGAATTTAAAAAGAACGTATAAAGAAGACTATGAAGAAAAACTAAAAGAAGGTGTTTTTATGAAATTAAGTGAGCTACTTTCTTATATGGTTTCGAAAAGTGATAATAATGCGTGTGATATTCTGTTTCGTCTTTTGGGAGGAAAAAATTATGAAAAGGAAAACAAAAAGAAGGTAAAAAAAGAGCTTTCAGAAAGTCAGGTTATAAAATGTAGAAAAGAATATAATCAAAAAGGAGTAGAAAAAGCAAATAAATTTATTAGAAAATTAGGTTTAAAACACACAACTATTACAGCAAGTGAGGAGAAAATGCACGAAAGTTTTGATAATCAATACTTGAATACAACAACTCCACTAGATGCTGTTTCATTATTAAAGCATTTTTATAATGGAAAAATACTTAAAAAAGAAACACAAGATTTTTTGTGGAAAATATTAACTGAAACCCAAACAGGAAGTAACAAATTAAAAGCAGGATTGCCACAAAATCAAGATATAATTTTAGGACATAAAACAGGAAGTTCGTTCAGAAAAGAACCACGAGAAGGACAAGAGTTTGGTCTAAAAGCAGCAGAAAACGATATTGGAATTGTTATTACGCCAACAAAAAGTTATGCTATTGCTATTTTTATCAAAAACTCTACTGAAAGTAATGAAACAAATGTTGCTCTTATTGCAGAGTTATCAAAGATGATTTATGAACATCTAATTAATGGGGCAAAATAA
- the prs gene encoding ribose-phosphate diphosphokinase — translation MKEKTLVFSTQKYTYFRETFVKQQDTFEKGELEYKLFPDGESYYRILSNVLAKEAVLIGGTVSEKDTMELYDLASGLVDAGVKRLTIIIPFYGYSTMERAVKSGEIVTAKTRARLLSAIPQSYLGNRIVMVDLHVSGLQYYFENGVHTAHLYAKPLILEAARKLGGTDFVLASADAGRAKWVESLAFDLGVDAAFVYKRRSSGSDTEITGVNADVSNKKVVLYDDMIRTGGSLINAAKVYKEAGAKEIYVVATHGVFPKGSIERLENSKLIEKIIVTDTHPNAKEAAQKTAFIEISSISDLLINAVTAF, via the coding sequence ATGAAAGAAAAAACATTAGTATTTTCTACCCAAAAATATACTTACTTTAGAGAAACATTTGTAAAGCAACAAGATACTTTTGAAAAAGGAGAATTAGAATACAAACTTTTCCCAGACGGAGAATCATATTATCGTATTTTATCCAACGTTTTGGCTAAAGAAGCTGTTCTGATTGGTGGTACAGTTTCAGAAAAAGATACAATGGAACTCTACGACCTTGCTAGTGGTCTTGTAGATGCAGGTGTCAAAAGGCTAACGATTATTATTCCTTTTTATGGCTATTCTACAATGGAAAGAGCTGTAAAATCTGGCGAAATTGTTACTGCCAAAACTCGTGCAAGATTACTTTCTGCCATTCCTCAATCCTACTTAGGAAACCGTATTGTAATGGTAGATTTACACGTTTCGGGACTGCAATATTATTTTGAAAATGGTGTTCATACAGCACACTTATATGCAAAACCTTTAATTTTGGAAGCAGCTAGAAAATTAGGAGGAACTGATTTTGTACTGGCTTCTGCTGATGCAGGACGTGCAAAATGGGTAGAATCTCTCGCCTTTGATTTGGGAGTAGATGCAGCTTTTGTCTATAAGCGTCGTTCTTCGGGAAGTGATACCGAAATTACGGGCGTAAATGCTGATGTAAGTAATAAAAAAGTAGTTTTATACGATGATATGATTCGAACAGGTGGCTCACTTATCAATGCAGCTAAAGTTTATAAAGAAGCTGGTGCAAAAGAAATTTATGTAGTGGCTACACACGGAGTTTTTCCAAAAGGAAGTATCGAAAGATTAGAAAATTCTAAATTGATAGAAAAAATAATCGTTACAGATACACATCCAAACGCAAAAGAAGCTGCACAAAAAACAGCTTTTATAGAAATTTCATCTATTTCAGATTTATTAATTAATGCTGTAACTGCGTTTTAA
- a CDS encoding CIA30 family protein, producing MRKPILIFDFNKTSDISDWKIVDDVVMGGRSNGKFYLNESGNGIFEGEVSLENNGGFSSLHYTFEKKNIADYKKVKIHLKGDGKRYQFRVKSNKSDRHSYVSYFRASGEWETITLDLSDMIPTFRGRRITELPNYEAKKMVEIAFLIGNKKEQNFKLEIDKIELVK from the coding sequence ATGAGAAAACCAATCCTTATTTTTGATTTCAATAAAACATCTGATATTTCTGACTGGAAAATCGTCGATGATGTAGTAATGGGTGGACGCTCAAATGGAAAATTCTACTTAAATGAAAGTGGAAATGGAATCTTTGAAGGAGAAGTTTCTTTAGAAAATAATGGAGGCTTTTCTTCTCTTCACTATACATTTGAAAAGAAGAATATAGCAGATTACAAAAAAGTAAAAATTCATTTAAAAGGAGATGGAAAACGCTATCAATTTAGAGTAAAATCAAATAAATCTGACAGACATTCATATGTTTCTTACTTCAGAGCAAGTGGAGAATGGGAAACAATTACACTTGATTTATCAGATATGATTCCTACTTTCAGAGGGAGAAGAATAACAGAACTTCCAAATTATGAAGCCAAGAAAATGGTAGAAATAGCTTTTCTAATTGGAAATAAAAAAGAACAGAACTTTAAATTGGAGATTGATAAAATAGAATTGGTTAAATAA